The region CTTCATCGTGCCGATCGCTTCGCCCCGGGCCGCGTGCTGCTGCGCCATCAGGACGGGGCGGGGACCCGGCGTCGTCGCCTCGATCACGGAGACCACCTCGAGGGCGCGCGTGAACGGTTCCGCCTCGGGGTCCAGGAGCTCCATCGCGGCGAGCGCGAAGGGTGCGAGCGGAGAGTTGAGCGCGAACTCGTCGGGCACGTCGGTCTCGAGCGTGACCGTCGGTCCGCCGCCCGTGACGTACTGCCGGGGCGTGTGCTGGACGAGCCCGGCCGAGCGCAGCGAGCGGTAGATGCCGATCGCGCGCCGCACGTGCGGATCGGCGGCACGCTCGGGCTCGTGGCTGCCCGAGATGAGCGCGGACATCCGCGCGACGGGGTCGCCCGGGCGCGCCAGGACGCCGAGGACCATGGCGTGCGTGACGTGGAACTGCGACGTCAGCGCCTCGGGCTCCGCCTCGCGCAGGCGTTCGAAGGTCTTGTCCGTCCAGTTGACCTGGCCCTCGGGCGCCTTCTTCCGCACGATCTTGCGGCGCTTGCGCTCGTCGTCGCCCGCCTTCGCCAGGGCCTTCGCGTTCTCGATGACGTGCTCGGGTGCCTGCACGACGACGTCGCCCACGGTGTCGAAGCCGGCGCGACCGGCGCGCCCGGCGATCTGGTGGAACTCGCGCGCGCTCAGGTGTCGCTGCCGCACGCCGTCGAACTTGGTCAGACCCGTGAAGACGACCGTGCGGATCGGCATGTTGACGCCGACGCCGAGCGTGTCCGTGCCGCACACCACGCGCAGGTGCCCCGCCTGCACGAGGCGCTCCACGAGCCGGCGGTAGCGCGGCAGCATGCCCGCGTGGTGCACGCCGATCCCGAGGCGCAGGAGCCGGGAGAGCGTCTGGCCGAACCCGCGCGCGAAGCGCTCGCCGGTCAGCGCCTGCGCGATCGCCTCGCGCTGCGGCCGCGAGGTGACCTGGACCGAGGTCAGGGCCTGGGCCCGCTCGAGCGCCGCGGCCTGCGTGAAGTGCACGACGTAGACGGGCGCGCGCTGCGTCGTCAGGAGCTCCTCGATGACCTCCGTGAGCGGCTGCAGCGAGTAGGTGAAGGTGAGCGGGACGGGGCGCTGCGCGTGCGTGATCATCTGGCACTCGCGGCCCGTGCGGCGCGTGAGGTCGCGGGTGATCGCACTCATGTCGCCGAGCGTGGCCGACAGGAGCACGAACTGGGCGCCCGGGAGGTCGAGCAGCGGGATCTGCCACGCCGACCCGCGCTGGGGGTCGGCGTAGAAGTGGAACTCGTCGGCCACGACCACGAGGTCGGCGTCGTTCTCGGTGTTGGCGGGCGTCGCACCGAGCTGGCCCCGGAGCGTCTGCGCCGCGAGGATCTCGGCGGTGCAGCAGATGATCGGCGCACCGGGGTTGATCGCGATGTCGCCAGTGACCATGCCGACGTTCGCGGCGCCGAACGTGGCCGCGAGGTCGAAGAACTTCTCGCTCACGAGCGCCTTGACGGGCGCGGTGTAGAACGTGCGAGCGCCCCGCGCGAGCGCGGCGGCGTGGGCGGCGATCGCCACGAGGCTCTTGCCGCTGCCCGTCGGGGTCGCGAGCACGACGTGCTCACCCCCGAGGATCGCGAGCGCCGCCTCCTCCTGGTGCGGGTAGAGGGTCACACCCCGGCCCGCGGCGTAGGCCTCGAACGCCTCGTAGGCGTCGTCCGGCGAGGTGCCGGGCGCCAGGGCGAGGGGGTGCTCGGGGGCGGTCACGGCGGTCGCCGGCGGGCGGACGGTCGCGGGTGCGGCGTGGGAGCGGGCGGGGGAGGGCACGTCCTGCAACCTACCCGGGGCGCCTGGTCAGCCCGACCAGCACCTCGGAGTGGGTGGTGTGCGGGAACATGTCGAGCACCTGCGCGTGCTTCACGCGCAGCGACGGCATCGCGGCCAGGTCGCGGGCCAGGGTCGTGGCGTTGCACGAGGAGTACAGGACGTGACGGGCGCGCGAGGTCTCGAGCCAGGCGGCCAGCCCCGGGCCGATCCCGCGCCGGGGCGGGTTGACGACGACGACGTCGGGCGCCGCCGCCGGGTCGCCGAGCGCGACGTCGGTCGCGTCGTCGGCGCGGAAGCGCGCCCTCGCCAGGCCGAGGTCGGCGGCGGTGCGTCCGGCGCTCGCGACGGCGTCGCGCGAGACCTCCACGCCGAGGACCTCCAGCGTCGGCATGGCCGCGGCGGCGTGGAGGGCGAAGCCGCCGACGCCGCAGTACAGGTCCCAGAGCGTGCGCGGCTCGAGGCTCGTCAGCCAGTCGGTGGCGTTGCGGTAGAGCGCGGCGGCGACCGCGGTGTTCGTCTGGAAGAACGAGCGCGGCCGCAGGTGCAGCGGGAGGTCGTTGACGGTCATCGTCAGCGTCTCGCCGTGCAGCACGATCTCGTGCGGGCCCTCGAGCACGGCGGCGTGCTCGGGGTGGATGTTCAGGCTGACGACGGCGAGGCGCGGCAGCACCCGACGCAACGCCGGCAGGTGCTTGCGGATGCGGACCTCGGCCTCGCGCGAGCGCAGCACGAAGCGCACCATGAGGTCGCCCGCCTCGTTGGCGGTCACGAGCAGGTGCTTGAGCTCGCCGCGGCGGTGGACGAGGTCGTAGGGGGTGAGCGACGCCGTCGTGACGAATGCGGCGAGGGCGGGCAGGGCGCGCTCGATCGCGGGGGCGTGGAGCGGGCAGCGGGTGAGGTCGCTGACGGCGCCGCGGGGGCCGTCGACCGCCTGGATGCCGAGGACGGGGGCGGCCGCCGTGCCGCCGACGACCATCTTCGCCTTGTTCCGGAAGCCCTGCTCGGGGCTCATGACCGGGGCGCGCCAGACGTCGTCGGGCAGGTTCAGGTCGGCGAGGGCGTCCCGGACGCCGGCGACCTTGGTCGCCAGCTGGTCGACGGGCGGGAGGTGCAGGAGGGTGCACGAGCGGCACAGGTCCCGCTCGAGGTAGTCGCACCGCACACCCGCGATCCTCCCACCCCGCGCCCCCACCCACCGCGAGAGGATTGCGGACCCTCGCGGAGAGGATTGCCGACGCTCACGACGGCGATCCTCTCGGCGAGGGTCAGCAATCCTCTCGCGGAGAGGATTGCCGACGCTCACGACGGCGATCCTCTCGGCGAGGGTCAGCAATCCTCTCGCGGAGGGTCGACAAAGCTCTCGCGAACTGCTGCGGGCCGCGAACTACTGGGGGTCGGCGCCGATGTTGACCATCCAGAACGTGCCGAAGCGGTCGGTGACCATCCCGAAGTGGTCGCCCCACGGGGCGGCGACCAGGTCCTCGACGATGTGCCCGCCGTCGATCAGCTTCGCCCACTGCGCGCGCAGGACCTCGGCGTCCTCACTCCCGCCGAACAGCGACACCGCCACCGACGAGGCCTCGGGCAGGGACATCGACGCCGGCGTGTCCGACGCCATCAGCCACGCGCGCCCGTCGATCACGAGCTGGCTGTGCATGACCTTGTCGGCGTCGGCCGGGTCCTGCGCCAGCCCGAAGTCACCGAACGTCGAGACGGTCGCCTCACCGCCGAACACGTCGGCGTAGAACTCCATCGCCGCGCGGGCGGTGTCGCGGAACTGCAGGTAGGGGTTGACGTTGATGGTCATGGGTGGCTCCCTGGTCGGCGCTGCGTCTCTGTGGTGGATCGCAGGGTAGACCCGGCGTGCCGCGGGAACTCATCGGTGGCCGCGCCTCGAGTTCGGGGCCGAGTGCCGAGGTCGGGCCTCTCGGCCCCGAACTCGGCGCGGAAGCCCGAACTCGCGGGGATCCGGGCGCGATTCAGTCGAAGATGTCGTCCATCAGGCCGCCCAGCACCATGCCCCCGAGGATCCCACCGGCCAGCCCGCCGAGGTCGTTGGTGCGCCGTCCGCCGCCGAGCCCGCCGAGCGCCCCGAGGCCGCCGAACCCGCCGTCGCCGCCGCGACGCCGCCCCCGGCCGTCGTCCCAGCCCCACTCGTCCCCGTGCTCGCCGTCGATGTCGCGCCGCGCGAGGTCGAGGGCCTGCGACGCGAGCTGCGCCGCCCGCCGGGCGAGCCCGAACGCCTGCTCGCGCGCGTCGTCGTCGGTGCCGTGGCGGTGCACGTCGGTCAGCGCGCGCTCGGCCTCCGCGAGGCGTGTGCGCGCGTCGGCCCCGATGTAGCCCCGGTGACCAGCGATCACGTCGCGCGCGACCGCGAGCTGCCGCTCGGCGTCGTCGATCGCGTGCGTCAGCGCCTCGCGCGACGGCGCGGGCCGGGCCGCCCGGTCGCGCGCCCTCGCGACGGCGTCGTCCAGGGCTGTGTTCGCCTCGCGCAGGCGCGAGAGGTCGCCGAACGGGTCCGACGGCGTCCCCGCCGCCGGGAGCGCGGCGAGCGCGGCCTCGAGCTCGGCAGCGGCCGCGCCGGTCTCCGGCGTGGCAGGCACCTCGCGCAGGGCGACCAGGTCCCCGCGCGAGTCCGCCACGACGGCGGCGAGCGTCGACTCCGCGCGCAGCGCCTCGATCTCGTACGTCTCCACGGCCTCGAGCAGTGTCGCCGAGCGCCGCACCCCTCCGTGGCCGCCTCGAGCGCGACCGTCGATGCCGCCGCGTTGCCGGCGTCACGGCGGCGCGCGGCGACGTCGAGGCTGTGCTCGGCGAAGGAGATGAGCTGCTCGACCTCGCCCGCGTTGTCGGCGACCTGCCGCAGAGCGGCGGGGGAGTAGCGCTGCTGCAGCCGCTCCAGCGTCTCGTGCGCCGCGGGCAGCTGGGCGCGCACGCGCGCGGCCTCGGCACGGACGTTCTCGACGACCGCGGGGGCCTCGCGGACCTTCGCGACGGCGCGCTCGAGCTCACGCGTCTTCTCGTCCAGCAGGTCCTGGGCCCAGTCGGCCAGCTGCGCGATGCGTGCGTTGCGCTCGCGCAGCTCCTGCGGGGTGTCCGGGATGTCGTCGGTGTTGAGCTGGTGCAGCCGGAACGCCTCGCCGAGGTGGGTGCGGACGCTCGCGACGGCGGCGCGCAGGTCCGCGGTCGCGGCCTCCCCGAGCTCGGCGACGGCGAAGTCCAGCTCGTCCGCCGTCAGGCGCAGGCGCTCGTCCGCCTCGACGAGAGCGCGGCCCGCGCGCTGCGTGAGCTCGCGGTCGCGCTCGCCCTGCTCCTGCTCGTCCTGCTTCCTGCGCGTGCGACCCCAGAAGAGCGATGCCATGAGGGCGAGTGTAGGTCGGGCGCCTGGGCGCGGGCTCGGGGATGACGGGGCCGGTGCGCGGACGAGCGGTCGGACGATCGGACGATCCCGCCGGGCGGTCCGGCCGCGCCATCGGGCGGTTCGACCGCGCCGTCGGGCGGTCCAGCCACGGCTTCGGGCGGTTCGACGTCCGGCGATCGACAGCCGCTGCGAGCATCGGTGCAGGTCAGAGGGATGGCGAGGTGGGCGGGCTGTGGACGACGGTTCGCCAGACCGCCCGACGGCTGCGGCGAACCGCCCGAGGGGGCTGGTAGACCGCCCGAAGGGCCCGCGAACCGCCCGACGGTCCGGACGGAGCGCTCTCGTCGAGTGCGTCCGGGCGGCTGACGGCGAGCCGCGGATCACAAACGCGTCACGATCTAGGCGGTCCTGCAAGATCACGCCGTTCCGCGGACACCCTGGGGTCACGGGGCGAACGCCCACCGACGAGGGAAGGCCGGACGATGAGCGCACGAGGCACCTCCGCAGCACCGCCCGCCAGGACACCGCGTCCCGGTCGCACCACCCGGGCCGCCAACCCGATTGCGACGGCGTCGACCACCGCCGCCCTCGCCGTCGGACTCGTGCTCCTCGCGGGCTGCACCGGCGGGGGCGCCAGTGACACGTCGGGCGTGCCGGCGATGCCGATGTCGGGCGACAGCGCGGACCGGGCCGGCGGCAGCTCCGAGTCGGCCCGGAGCGAGTCCGGGTCGACGAGCGGACCAGCCGCCGGTGACGAGGCAGCGACGACCGCCCCCGCCTCCGTCACCACCGGCGCCGCGGCCGCCGACCGCCAGGTCATCTCCACCGGCTGGGTGGACGTCGTGGTGGACGACCCGGTCGCCGCCGCCGGCGAGGTCGTCACGATCGTGGAGGGCGCCGCGGGCTGGATCGACAGCCGCTCGATTGTCGCCGAGACCGAGGACGAGCCGGCCTCGGCGACGCTCGTCACCCGCATCCCGTCCGAGGTCCTCACGGCCACGCTCACCGAGCTCGACACGGTCGGCGACACGGTCCGCAGCGAGATCGAGGCCGAGGACGTGACGGGCACCGTGCAGGACCTCGACGCGCGCATCCGCGCCAAGGAGCTCTCCGTGGAGCGGCTCGAGAACCTCCTGGCGAACGCCACGACCAACGCCGAGCTCATCGAGGCCGAGTCCGCGCTGACCGCGCGCCAGTCCGAGCTCGAGGAGCTCCATTCGCAGCGCAACCGGCTCGGCGACCAGGCGGCGATGTCGACCATCACGCTCGAGCTGACGGTGGCGGAGGAGGACGAGGAGGAGCCGGCCGTGGAGCCGCGCGGGTTCAGCAGCGGCCTGTCCGACGGCTGGGGGAGCCTGACCACCTTCGTCACCGGTGCGCTCGTGGTGCTCGGCGTGCTCCTGCCGTGGCTCGTGGTGGCCGCTGCGCTCGGGGGCGCGGTGCTGCTCGTGCGCCGCATCCGTCACGGTCGCGCGACGACACCGGTGGCGACGGCGACGGCATCGCCTGCCGCGACCGCGACGGACACCTCGAGCACCCCGGCACCCGAGGCGCCCGCACCGGAGGGCGGACACGACGCAAAGGACTGAGCCGAGCGCCGAACGGGACCCCTACGTCCCCGCCTCGAGCAGCGCGCGGGTGAACGGGTGCGCGGGCGCCGCCCACACCGCCTCCACCTCACCCCGCTCGACGACCGCGCCGTCCTTCATCACCACGACGTCGTCGCACACCTGCCGCACCACGGCGAGGTCGTGCGAGATCAGCACCAGCGAGAGCCCACGCTCCGCCTGCAGCCGGAGCAGCAGCGCCAGGATCTCGGCCTGCACGGTGACGTCGAGCGCGGAGACGGGCTCGTCGCACACCAGCACGTCGGGGTCGGCGGCCAGCGCCCGGGCGATCGCGACGCGCTGGCGCTGACCGCCCGACAGCGTCCGGGGGCGTCGCGCG is a window of Litorihabitans aurantiacus DNA encoding:
- a CDS encoding VOC family protein encodes the protein MTINVNPYLQFRDTARAAMEFYADVFGGEATVSTFGDFGLAQDPADADKVMHSQLVIDGRAWLMASDTPASMSLPEASSVAVSLFGGSEDAEVLRAQWAKLIDGGHIVEDLVAAPWGDHFGMVTDRFGTFWMVNIGADPQ
- a CDS encoding DEAD/DEAH box helicase, with translation MPSPARSHAAPATVRPPATAVTAPEHPLALAPGTSPDDAYEAFEAYAAGRGVTLYPHQEEAALAILGGEHVVLATPTGSGKSLVAIAAHAAALARGARTFYTAPVKALVSEKFFDLAATFGAANVGMVTGDIAINPGAPIICCTAEILAAQTLRGQLGATPANTENDADLVVVADEFHFYADPQRGSAWQIPLLDLPGAQFVLLSATLGDMSAITRDLTRRTGRECQMITHAQRPVPLTFTYSLQPLTEVIEELLTTQRAPVYVVHFTQAAALERAQALTSVQVTSRPQREAIAQALTGERFARGFGQTLSRLLRLGIGVHHAGMLPRYRRLVERLVQAGHLRVVCGTDTLGVGVNMPIRTVVFTGLTKFDGVRQRHLSAREFHQIAGRAGRAGFDTVGDVVVQAPEHVIENAKALAKAGDDERKRRKIVRKKAPEGQVNWTDKTFERLREAEPEALTSQFHVTHAMVLGVLARPGDPVARMSALISGSHEPERAADPHVRRAIGIYRSLRSAGLVQHTPRQYVTGGGPTVTLETDVPDEFALNSPLAPFALAAMELLDPEAEPFTRALEVVSVIEATTPGPRPVLMAQQHAARGEAIGTMKADGLEYDERMELLEEVTYPQPLAELLAGAFEIYARANPWAAESELEPKSVVREMIETGMTFSELVSRYSVARSEGVVLRYLTDVLRSMRQIVPAEMRTDEVEDVLTWLGELVRQVDSSLLSEWEALSGAASDAVDADGLTDAELEAAERRFGDAETPPPFTANERAFRTAVRGAAFRRVELLAREQYAALGALDGDAGWDPQRWADALGPYWTEYDEIGTDGAARSASLLLVEPEGRTWYVTQILADPDGDRDWRLVLEVDLDACDDLGEVVVRPVSLGPL
- a CDS encoding DUF4349 domain-containing protein, whose product is MSARGTSAAPPARTPRPGRTTRAANPIATASTTAALAVGLVLLAGCTGGGASDTSGVPAMPMSGDSADRAGGSSESARSESGSTSGPAAGDEAATTAPASVTTGAAAADRQVISTGWVDVVVDDPVAAAGEVVTIVEGAAGWIDSRSIVAETEDEPASATLVTRIPSEVLTATLTELDTVGDTVRSEIEAEDVTGTVQDLDARIRAKELSVERLENLLANATTNAELIEAESALTARQSELEELHSQRNRLGDQAAMSTITLELTVAEEDEEEPAVEPRGFSSGLSDGWGSLTTFVTGALVVLGVLLPWLVVAAALGGAVLLVRRIRHGRATTPVATATASPAATATDTSSTPAPEAPAPEGGHDAKD
- a CDS encoding methyltransferase domain-containing protein, which translates into the protein MRCDYLERDLCRSCTLLHLPPVDQLATKVAGVRDALADLNLPDDVWRAPVMSPEQGFRNKAKMVVGGTAAAPVLGIQAVDGPRGAVSDLTRCPLHAPAIERALPALAAFVTTASLTPYDLVHRRGELKHLLVTANEAGDLMVRFVLRSREAEVRIRKHLPALRRVLPRLAVVSLNIHPEHAAVLEGPHEIVLHGETLTMTVNDLPLHLRPRSFFQTNTAVAAALYRNATDWLTSLEPRTLWDLYCGVGGFALHAAAAMPTLEVLGVEVSRDAVASAGRTAADLGLARARFRADDATDVALGDPAAAPDVVVVNPPRRGIGPGLAAWLETSRARHVLYSSCNATTLARDLAAMPSLRVKHAQVLDMFPHTTHSEVLVGLTRRPG